A DNA window from Arachis hypogaea cultivar Tifrunner chromosome 18, arahy.Tifrunner.gnm2.J5K5, whole genome shotgun sequence contains the following coding sequences:
- the LOC112771714 gene encoding probable UDP-arabinose 4-epimerase 2: MIKQSPSLSSTSPFAIREPGVTHVLVTGGAGYIGSHATLRLLKENYRVTIVDNLSRGNMGAVRVLQNLFPEPGRLQFIYVDLGDQTSVNKIFLENKFDAVMHFAAIAYVGESTEDPLKLTKSFFRKWLIWDLTEINWLNLYATGSKMSGYLGAEFQETMVDSLR; encoded by the exons ATGATCAAGCAATCTCCATCTTTGAGTTCCACTAGTCCG TTTGCCATTCGCGAACCTGGGGTAACTCATGTTTTAGTAACAGGTGGTGCAGGCTACATTGGTTCACATGCTACGCTTCGGCTTCTGAAGGAAAATTATCGTGTCACTATAGTA GACAATCTGTCACGAGGAAATATGGGTGCCGTCAGAGTTCTTCAAAATTTATTTCCAGAACCAGGAAGGCTTCAATTTATATATGTTGACTTGGGAGATCAGACATCT gttaataaaatatttttggagaaTAAGTTTGATGCTGTGATGCACTTTGCTGCTATTGCATATGTTGGGGAAAGCACTGAGGATCCTCTCAA ATTGACGAAGAGCTTCTTCAGGAAGTGGTTAATATGGGATTTGACAGAAATCAATTGGTTGAATCTTTATGCAACAGGATCCAAAATGAG TGGCTATCTTGGAGCTGAGTTTCAAGAGACTATGGTTGACTCTTTACGTTAG